In one Bradyrhizobium sp. 4 genomic region, the following are encoded:
- a CDS encoding DNA starvation/stationary phase protection protein: MSKAPQKVSPDLDTPTDLSSQAVNKVSEALNVLLADAFALYLKTKNFHWHISGRHFRDYHLLLDEQSDQIFATTDQLAERVRKIGGVTLKSIGQIAKLQTIKDNNEDYVPPREMLRELMQDNKHVAAAMRKAHEVCDDAGDVASASILENFIDETERRTWFLFEATRQEGANEA, translated from the coding sequence GTGAGCAAAGCCCCACAAAAGGTCTCGCCCGACCTCGATACACCCACCGATCTGTCGTCCCAGGCGGTCAACAAGGTTTCGGAGGCGCTCAACGTGCTTCTGGCCGACGCGTTCGCGCTGTATCTGAAGACCAAGAATTTCCACTGGCACATCAGCGGCCGGCATTTCCGCGATTATCATCTGCTGCTTGACGAGCAGTCCGACCAGATCTTCGCCACCACCGACCAGCTCGCCGAGCGCGTCCGCAAGATCGGCGGCGTCACGCTGAAGTCGATCGGGCAGATCGCCAAGCTTCAGACCATCAAGGACAACAATGAAGACTATGTCCCGCCGCGCGAGATGCTGCGCGAGTTGATGCAGGACAACAAGCATGTCGCCGCCGCAATGCGCAAGGCACACGAGGTCTGCGACGACGCCGGTGACGTCGCCAGCGCCAGCATCCTCGAAAACTTCATCGACGAGACCGAACGCCGTACCTGGTTCCTGTTCGAAGCCACAAGACAGGAAGGTGCGAACGAGGCGTAG
- a CDS encoding helix-turn-helix transcriptional regulator: MSRTPPHPTREQIELPMVLDCLSDPIRLAIVYQLAQQEPVSGELCCGDFNALSGKSNLAYHFAKLRECGLMQTRVAGTNRFVRLRRADLDARFPGLLDAVITSAAKDADRLRLLSEHDLVEAD, translated from the coding sequence ATGAGCCGCACGCCTCCTCACCCCACCCGCGAGCAGATCGAACTGCCGATGGTCCTGGATTGCCTGAGCGATCCGATCAGATTGGCGATTGTGTATCAGCTCGCCCAGCAGGAACCTGTCAGCGGCGAGCTGTGCTGCGGCGACTTCAACGCGCTCAGCGGCAAGTCGAATCTTGCCTATCACTTCGCCAAGCTACGCGAATGCGGCCTGATGCAGACCCGCGTCGCCGGCACCAACCGGTTCGTGCGGCTGCGCCGCGCGGATCTGGACGCACGCTTTCCGGGCCTGCTCGATGCAGTCATCACGTCCGCGGCAAAGGATGCCGACCGGCTGCGGCTGCTGTCGGAGCACGATCTGGTTGAGGCTGATTGA
- a CDS encoding class I SAM-dependent methyltransferase, translating into MDDWIDYYDSTHTIYVSKLHRDLHFQIIARDIIGYISSPEATVLDYACGEALSASQVAAVCGKLILAEPAPGVRGRLIARFAPNTKIRVRSLDDVHNMQEQSIDLVVMNSVAQYMAPDELDAALLNFRRILKPSGKLVLGDILQPNVGMFRDVTALLSFGLRHGFLKDALIGLISTALSDYRQLRTRIGLQRYSEEEITAKLKTAGFTVQRAHRNIGHNSWRMTFVARPPLVR; encoded by the coding sequence ATGGACGATTGGATCGATTACTACGACTCGACGCACACGATCTATGTCAGCAAGCTGCATCGCGACTTGCACTTCCAGATCATCGCGCGGGACATCATCGGCTACATTTCTTCGCCCGAGGCGACCGTGCTCGACTATGCCTGCGGCGAGGCGCTGTCGGCGAGCCAGGTCGCGGCTGTCTGCGGCAAGCTGATCCTCGCCGAGCCCGCGCCCGGCGTGCGCGGCCGGTTGATCGCGCGGTTTGCCCCGAACACGAAAATCCGCGTCCGCTCGCTCGATGACGTCCACAACATGCAGGAGCAGTCGATCGATCTCGTCGTGATGAACTCGGTCGCGCAATACATGGCGCCGGACGAGCTCGACGCAGCGCTCCTCAACTTCCGCCGCATCCTGAAGCCCTCCGGCAAGCTGGTGCTCGGCGACATCCTCCAGCCCAATGTCGGCATGTTCAGGGACGTCACAGCGCTACTCAGCTTCGGCCTTCGTCACGGCTTTTTGAAAGATGCGCTGATCGGGCTGATCAGCACCGCATTGTCGGATTACCGTCAGCTGCGCACGCGCATCGGGCTGCAGCGCTACAGTGAGGAGGAGATCACCGCCAAGCTCAAGACCGCCGGCTTCACGGTCCAGCGCGCTCACCGCAATATCGGCCACAATAGCTGGCGCATGACGTTCGTCGCGCGGCCGCCATTAGTTCGGTAA
- a CDS encoding MFS transporter — MSVFWLAWAAFAIGTEGFVIAGLLPSIATDLAISVPAAGQLVTAYALTYAVGSPILAVTLNNIDRRTVLALALSTFIAGNLAAMVASNYALLLASRMLMALGSGLCMPTALAVSVAVAAPERRGRAVALVTSGLTVATVIGVPLGNLVGSLLGWRATFAMVALIGAVALAGLLLGLPRGLPRNTASLSDRLAVARHRNVLVALLITILWALGGFTVFTYFAVPLHGLGFDASQISLALLVFGGAAAIGNMLGGVLADRLGTLATAGLGLAGMASALILHSLVLKLMPGQARYAVLGAIFLWGISGWAFYPAQVASIIRIEPQASMIALSLNASAMYLGFAIGGALGGAVLAAWSPADLGWVGGLSVSAALLVHLARGWQARPKPVKIAG; from the coding sequence ATGAGCGTATTCTGGCTGGCCTGGGCGGCCTTTGCGATCGGCACGGAAGGCTTTGTCATTGCTGGGCTTTTGCCGTCTATCGCAACCGACCTGGCGATTTCCGTCCCCGCCGCCGGCCAGTTGGTCACGGCCTACGCCCTCACCTACGCGGTCGGCTCGCCGATCCTGGCGGTGACGCTGAACAATATCGACCGCCGCACCGTGCTGGCCCTGGCGCTATCGACTTTCATTGCCGGAAACCTCGCGGCCATGGTGGCGTCGAATTACGCCCTGTTGCTGGCCTCGCGCATGCTGATGGCGTTAGGCTCCGGGCTGTGCATGCCGACCGCGCTGGCCGTATCCGTGGCCGTCGCCGCGCCGGAGCGGCGCGGCCGCGCGGTGGCGCTCGTCACCTCAGGCCTCACGGTTGCGACCGTCATCGGCGTTCCCCTCGGCAATCTCGTCGGCAGCCTACTCGGCTGGCGCGCGACCTTTGCCATGGTCGCCCTGATCGGCGCCGTTGCGCTCGCCGGCCTCCTGCTCGGCCTGCCCCGCGGCCTGCCGCGCAACACAGCCTCGCTCAGCGATCGGCTGGCGGTGGCGCGTCACCGCAATGTCCTGGTCGCGCTTCTGATCACGATTTTATGGGCGCTCGGCGGCTTCACCGTGTTTACCTATTTCGCGGTCCCGCTGCACGGCCTTGGATTCGACGCCTCGCAGATCAGCCTCGCGCTGCTGGTGTTCGGCGGCGCGGCCGCGATCGGCAACATGCTCGGCGGCGTCCTGGCCGACCGGCTCGGCACGCTCGCCACAGCAGGTCTCGGGCTTGCCGGCATGGCCAGCGCGCTGATCCTGCATTCGCTGGTCCTGAAGCTGATGCCGGGACAGGCGCGTTATGCGGTGCTGGGCGCGATCTTCCTCTGGGGCATCTCGGGATGGGCGTTCTACCCGGCCCAGGTCGCCAGCATCATCCGGATTGAGCCGCAGGCCTCGATGATCGCGCTCTCGCTCAACGCCTCGGCCATGTATCTCGGCTTTGCGATCGGCGGAGCCTTGGGCGGCGCCGTGCTTGCGGCGTGGAGCCCGGCGGATCTGGGCTGGGTCGGCGGATTGAGCGTTTCGGCGGCTCTTCTGGTCCATCTCGCCCGCGGCTGGCAGGCCCGGCCAAAACCCGTCAAAATTGCCGGTTGA